One genomic segment of Sanyastnella coralliicola includes these proteins:
- a CDS encoding phosphatidate cytidylyltransferase, producing MNKRKSDEDKREAWKKYFLYLLIVWPLLFLFRHWESMQMIMLGFKIALAIGAVIEVIMVTKDKPQLRAVSLIFLLLVLTLFVGSSSLDFSFAVIFFGVVIFDGFSQLTGQLIGGPKILPKISPKKTIGGTIGGTVITCTTLYFIIGDILPLTWMLYLCVSAFFGDFFTSLLKRKAEVKDFNNLIPGHGGLLDRFDSFIFSVAASNLLLIIHSILSTP from the coding sequence GTGAACAAACGCAAGAGCGACGAAGACAAGAGAGAAGCTTGGAAAAAGTACTTCTTATATCTTTTGATTGTCTGGCCCTTGTTGTTCCTGTTTAGGCACTGGGAATCAATGCAAATGATCATGCTAGGGTTCAAAATCGCTCTGGCGATTGGGGCCGTGATTGAGGTAATAATGGTAACCAAAGACAAGCCTCAGTTAAGAGCCGTATCTCTCATTTTCTTACTCCTCGTTCTTACTTTATTCGTTGGTAGTAGTTCACTCGATTTCAGCTTTGCTGTTATCTTCTTCGGGGTGGTCATCTTTGATGGCTTCTCTCAGCTGACCGGTCAACTGATTGGCGGACCAAAAATTCTACCCAAAATCAGTCCGAAAAAAACCATTGGAGGCACCATCGGGGGTACCGTCATTACCTGTACTACCTTATACTTCATCATCGGAGACATTCTTCCGTTGACATGGATGTTATACCTCTGTGTCTCTGCTTTCTTTGGCGATTTCTTCACCTCACTTCTAAAGCGCAAGGCCGAAGTCAAAGACTTCAACAACTTGATTCCCGGACATGGTGGCCTTCTCGATAGATTTGACAGCTTCATCTTCAGCGTTGCGGCATCGAATTTGCTCCTAATAATTCACTCGATACTGAGCACACCATGA
- a CDS encoding CDP-alcohol phosphatidyltransferase family protein has product MKWTIPNILSLYRLLMFPVLLWIIYLGKEDLFAILFVVSLITDILDGFIARRFNMGSEIGIMLDSWADFGVMILAVVGMVVFHPVIHETHAIWLWLFVGLYLTQLVIAKVKLGLWVAGWHAYSTKVAGYTQGIFFAVLFGIGFFPWLFKLAVILGIITQLELIALCFIVPEPTHNVKGVYWYLKRNKEQ; this is encoded by the coding sequence ATGAAATGGACCATTCCCAACATACTGTCTTTGTACCGCTTGTTGATGTTTCCTGTGTTGCTCTGGATCATCTATTTGGGAAAAGAAGACCTCTTCGCCATCCTCTTTGTGGTGAGCTTGATCACCGATATTCTCGATGGTTTTATCGCCCGTCGATTTAACATGGGCAGTGAAATCGGCATCATGCTTGACTCTTGGGCAGATTTCGGCGTGATGATTCTTGCGGTCGTTGGCATGGTGGTGTTTCACCCCGTCATACATGAAACCCACGCGATTTGGCTCTGGCTGTTTGTCGGGCTTTACTTGACCCAGCTAGTCATTGCCAAAGTCAAGTTGGGTCTATGGGTAGCGGGGTGGCATGCCTACAGCACAAAAGTCGCCGGATACACCCAAGGAATCTTTTTCGCCGTACTCTTTGGAATCGGCTTTTTCCCGTGGCTCTTCAAGTTGGCCGTGATTCTGGGTATCATTACCCAACTCGAACTCATTGCTTTGTGCTTCATCGTACCCGAACCAACGCACAATGTGAAAGGCGTTTACTGGTACTTAAAGCGTAATAAAGAACAGTAA
- a CDS encoding DUF3419 family protein: MASITKRADFNFLRYANVWEDADVLMHALGGAPDRKFLSIASAGDNSLSLLTLDPSLVVAVDVSPIQLALTELKAVAIKTLSREECMAFLGFRASEKREQTYQQLRGALSPPAQELFDAHIPSIESGIVHRGKFEEYFRIFSSVVLPMIHRKKTVRQLLEEKSAEDQERFYNERWHNRRWEWLFRIFFSKWVMGRLGRDPEFMKEVDISVNRFILDQAKQHLSTPACQHNGMLRYQLTGNFGHELPHYLQEANYANIQARIDRLKFYQGYAEDAISEFGTFHGMNLSNIFEYMPLPVFESSAKALSDGLSEGGKLCYWNLMVTRHVHRIVDSINFDEVTTNAQRKVDKGFFYKGVVIEQKKNEH, translated from the coding sequence ATGGCATCCATCACCAAACGTGCTGACTTTAATTTCCTGCGTTACGCGAACGTTTGGGAAGATGCGGATGTCTTAATGCACGCCTTAGGAGGAGCTCCAGACAGAAAATTCTTGAGCATTGCGAGCGCGGGTGATAATTCCCTGAGCTTGTTGACCCTCGACCCCTCCCTAGTGGTAGCGGTAGATGTGAGTCCGATCCAACTTGCACTGACCGAATTGAAGGCCGTGGCAATCAAAACGCTTTCGCGAGAAGAGTGCATGGCATTCCTTGGATTCCGCGCTAGCGAGAAAAGAGAACAGACCTATCAACAATTAAGAGGCGCACTATCTCCACCGGCACAAGAGCTGTTTGACGCGCACATCCCCTCGATTGAAAGCGGGATTGTACACCGAGGTAAATTCGAAGAGTATTTCCGCATCTTCTCTTCCGTTGTCCTGCCCATGATTCATCGAAAGAAAACGGTGCGGCAATTACTCGAAGAAAAGTCGGCAGAGGACCAAGAACGCTTTTACAACGAGCGTTGGCATAATCGGCGATGGGAATGGCTTTTCCGCATCTTCTTTTCGAAATGGGTCATGGGAAGATTAGGTCGAGACCCTGAATTCATGAAGGAAGTAGACATTTCTGTCAATCGCTTTATCTTGGATCAAGCAAAGCAGCACTTGAGCACTCCGGCGTGCCAGCACAATGGAATGCTTCGTTACCAACTGACAGGAAACTTTGGTCATGAGCTCCCTCATTATCTGCAGGAAGCGAATTACGCCAACATTCAAGCGCGCATTGATCGTTTGAAATTCTATCAAGGGTATGCCGAAGATGCCATTTCAGAATTTGGCACCTTTCACGGAATGAACTTGAGCAACATTTTCGAATACATGCCCTTGCCTGTCTTCGAAAGCAGCGCTAAAGCCCTCTCTGACGGACTCAGCGAAGGCGGCAAACTGTGTTATTGGAACCTCATGGTAACGCGTCATGTGCATCGAATTGTTGACTCCATTAACTTCGATGAAGTCACAACCAATGCGCAGCGAAAAGTTGACAAGGGCTTCTTTTACAAAGGGGTTGTGATAGAACAAAAAAAGAATGAGCACTGA
- a CDS encoding diacylglycerol/polyprenol kinase family protein, with product MSTDLIHCLLLSGAFLTLFLVGEIMYHRFQVRVELTRKWSHFGTGILSLLFPILLSSHWYVLFLCSSFALLLLTSLRFNFLKSINAIERKSHGSLLYPLAVYLCFFAFEYKEVQYAYFYIPILTLAISDPLAALVGKRFGKTKYHLWGHEKSYLGSLAFFLSACCIAAIGIAQMNLALTSMIMITLLFALVTTIVEAMSGNGWDNLTIPLSGLLILLIL from the coding sequence ATGAGCACTGATCTGATCCATTGTCTTCTCCTATCGGGTGCATTCCTGACCCTCTTTCTCGTGGGGGAGATCATGTATCACCGCTTTCAAGTGAGAGTCGAACTCACCCGCAAGTGGTCGCACTTCGGCACTGGAATTCTTTCCTTGCTCTTCCCCATCCTCTTAAGCAGTCATTGGTATGTGCTTTTCTTGTGCAGCAGTTTTGCCCTGTTGCTCTTGACCAGCTTACGTTTCAATTTCCTGAAATCGATCAACGCCATCGAACGGAAATCGCATGGCAGCCTGCTTTATCCATTGGCGGTTTACCTCTGCTTCTTCGCCTTTGAATACAAGGAAGTACAGTACGCCTATTTCTATATTCCTATTCTGACCTTGGCCATTTCTGATCCACTCGCTGCCCTTGTGGGTAAACGTTTTGGGAAAACCAAGTATCACCTTTGGGGACATGAAAAAAGCTACCTCGGTTCCCTTGCGTTCTTCTTGTCTGCATGTTGTATTGCTGCCATCGGAATCGCGCAGATGAATCTTGCATTGACATCCATGATCATGATCACTTTGCTCTTTGCGCTGGTTACCACTATCGTGGAAGCCATGAGCGGCAATGGTTGGGACAATCTGACCATTCCCCTGAGCGGATTACTCATCTTGCTTATCCTGTAG
- a CDS encoding GNAT family N-acetyltransferase gives MKLEWIYDIATIETVRQQLVDDPHGTRLSAGYEADLLHGALVAFNASAEAVGMVCLYKGGQMKYHNKRVWSLGNYEWLPDESPSQLFDLASAEAKKHGAEALVGPLNGSTWKSYRFRDQSQEEVPLFAGEKIHEPQYNEQWRSYFQQHFRYYSALDTAFNTSAILSDQEIATIQERYELRNINLNEWEAQLDALYDFNQRSFRTNFLFTEISRKSFHDQYNQVKPIIDPRFTLLAYDNDQLVGFIFAYPDFSMTESKRAILKTVARDPDPKHARLGTWLVYSLNQVLKAQGFQEVIHAFIYAEGTSTKHTQKMGISTYATYSLYLNEL, from the coding sequence ATGAAGTTGGAGTGGATCTATGACATAGCAACGATTGAAACGGTTCGACAACAACTGGTTGATGATCCTCACGGAACGCGATTAAGTGCTGGGTATGAAGCTGATCTTCTTCATGGCGCCTTGGTGGCATTTAACGCTAGCGCGGAAGCCGTGGGCATGGTTTGTTTGTACAAGGGTGGACAAATGAAATACCACAACAAACGGGTTTGGTCTTTAGGGAACTACGAGTGGCTTCCTGATGAGTCGCCTTCTCAGCTTTTTGATCTCGCTAGCGCGGAAGCGAAAAAACACGGTGCCGAAGCCTTGGTGGGCCCACTCAATGGCAGTACGTGGAAGTCGTATCGTTTTAGGGATCAATCGCAGGAGGAAGTCCCACTATTTGCCGGCGAGAAGATTCATGAACCCCAGTACAACGAGCAATGGAGAAGCTACTTCCAGCAACATTTCCGCTATTACTCTGCCCTAGATACCGCGTTCAATACCTCCGCCATCCTAAGCGATCAAGAGATTGCAACGATCCAGGAACGCTATGAGCTTCGAAACATCAACTTGAACGAATGGGAGGCTCAATTGGATGCGCTGTATGACTTCAACCAGCGATCCTTCCGAACGAATTTCCTCTTTACTGAGATCAGCCGAAAGAGCTTCCACGATCAATACAATCAGGTCAAGCCCATCATTGACCCGCGATTCACCTTGCTCGCGTATGACAACGACCAATTGGTGGGGTTCATCTTTGCTTATCCTGACTTCTCAATGACCGAATCAAAACGTGCCATTCTAAAAACCGTAGCACGAGACCCCGATCCCAAGCATGCTCGACTGGGAACATGGCTCGTCTACTCCCTAAATCAGGTACTGAAAGCCCAAGGATTTCAAGAGGTCATTCATGCCTTCATCTACGCGGAGGGCACGAGTACGAAACACACGCAAAAGATGGGAATCTCAACCTACGCTACCTACTCGCTTTACCTGAATGAACTCTGA
- a CDS encoding SRPBCC family protein, giving the protein MKLLKSILKWLFIAGITLLILAVVLSPYQHYPGETQRAIICSIEIDAPVETVFAYLGDSDHAKEWSVFVDHITPLNSSSYPDGAVGSIRRAFCNPDESGMRWDELTTKVVPHELRRLDVYGFVDFPMTAEGLFTEQRYTSLPDGKTQLAFTLEFKESPSLWVQLKTSLGAHRIASIFDDNLENIKRLIEAENP; this is encoded by the coding sequence ATGAAGTTATTGAAGTCCATATTGAAATGGCTGTTCATAGCGGGTATAACACTCCTCATTTTGGCAGTGGTCTTGAGTCCATACCAGCACTACCCCGGTGAGACGCAACGAGCCATTATCTGCTCGATAGAAATTGACGCTCCGGTAGAAACCGTCTTCGCTTACCTAGGAGATAGCGACCACGCCAAAGAGTGGTCAGTCTTCGTCGATCACATCACTCCTTTGAACTCCTCAAGCTACCCCGATGGCGCCGTCGGCTCTATACGCAGGGCCTTTTGCAACCCCGATGAGAGTGGTATGCGCTGGGACGAGCTGACGACCAAGGTGGTACCCCATGAACTTCGTCGGCTTGACGTTTATGGCTTTGTAGATTTCCCGATGACTGCCGAGGGGCTATTTACCGAACAACGGTATACTTCCCTACCCGATGGAAAAACACAGCTCGCATTTACCTTGGAATTTAAGGAGAGTCCGAGTCTTTGGGTTCAATTAAAAACCTCCTTGGGTGCGCATCGAATCGCCTCCATTTTCGACGATAACCTCGAGAATATCAAACGACTGATTGAAGCTGAAAACCCATGA
- a CDS encoding AMP-binding protein, producing the protein MKDTLNIVSLFFAEAKAHPDRLAIADVRETITYHELASRIRARAAQFKAKGIQSGDRVLVFVPMSIGLYIDSLAIFTMGATAVFLDEWVNLKRLDLCCRIAQCRAFIAPTKFRLPGIILSSTIRQIPIKMGTRRATESNTTLEPVSIDETNETALITFTTGSTGTPKAAKRTHAFLHEQFKALLEKIDPQDDEIDMPALPIVLMINLACGIPSIIPDWKPSKPTKMDPSRIWDQIERFQVNRLTSSPYFLERLSAHILEEKRDTSNFRKLFTGGAPVFPTQASLFNAAFPKAAVNIIFGSTEAEPISAINAKELITHSTTKEGLNVGLPHRTTQVRIIQWRDETISAESEADLDRLTLPPGEVGEITVAGDHILREYYNNQEALLRNKIFIANQCWHRTGDGGYIAPDGTLRLMGRCSQFINTPEGTIYPFLIEHELSNLNGVVIGTLLEINHQLTFAIEATPEADQQSIRESLQSMVANAKVIFTTIPRDKRHHSKIDYGRLKQARALDS; encoded by the coding sequence ATGAAAGACACCTTGAATATCGTTTCGTTGTTTTTCGCTGAGGCCAAGGCTCACCCCGACCGACTCGCCATTGCTGACGTCCGTGAAACCATCACTTACCACGAACTCGCTTCGCGCATTCGCGCTCGGGCAGCCCAATTCAAAGCAAAGGGCATTCAAAGCGGTGATCGCGTGTTGGTGTTTGTCCCGATGAGCATCGGCCTCTACATCGACAGTCTGGCAATCTTCACCATGGGCGCCACCGCGGTATTTCTCGACGAGTGGGTCAACTTGAAGCGACTCGACCTTTGTTGTCGGATTGCCCAATGCCGAGCATTCATCGCTCCAACGAAGTTTCGCCTACCTGGAATCATCCTTTCCTCAACGATCCGCCAGATTCCGATCAAGATGGGCACCCGTCGCGCCACTGAAAGCAACACCACTCTGGAGCCAGTTTCCATCGATGAAACAAACGAAACCGCTCTCATTACCTTCACCACTGGAAGCACGGGCACCCCAAAAGCAGCAAAACGCACCCATGCCTTCCTTCACGAACAGTTCAAAGCACTCCTAGAAAAGATCGACCCTCAAGACGACGAGATCGACATGCCTGCCTTGCCGATCGTTTTAATGATCAACCTTGCCTGCGGAATTCCATCTATCATCCCCGACTGGAAACCCTCCAAACCAACCAAGATGGATCCGTCGAGAATCTGGGATCAGATTGAGCGATTCCAGGTGAATCGTTTAACCTCCTCACCCTATTTCTTGGAGCGACTTTCCGCACACATCCTCGAAGAAAAACGAGACACTTCAAACTTTCGAAAACTATTCACTGGCGGGGCTCCTGTATTCCCAACCCAGGCATCCCTCTTCAATGCTGCCTTCCCCAAAGCCGCAGTCAACATCATTTTCGGATCCACAGAAGCAGAGCCCATTTCGGCCATCAACGCCAAAGAACTGATCACTCACAGCACAACCAAAGAAGGATTAAACGTGGGTCTTCCCCACCGAACCACCCAAGTGCGCATTATCCAATGGCGTGACGAAACCATCTCCGCTGAATCCGAAGCTGACCTAGACCGCCTCACGCTACCACCAGGCGAAGTAGGCGAAATCACCGTAGCTGGAGATCACATCTTACGCGAATACTACAACAACCAAGAAGCCCTCCTCCGCAATAAAATCTTCATAGCAAACCAATGCTGGCACCGCACAGGCGACGGTGGATACATCGCCCCCGACGGCACCCTCAGACTCATGGGCCGCTGCTCTCAATTCATCAACACCCCAGAAGGAACCATTTACCCTTTCCTCATCGAACACGAACTCTCCAATCTCAACGGCGTCGTCATCGGCACCCTTCTCGAAATCAACCACCAACTCACCTTCGCCATCGAAGCCACCCCAGAAGCCGATCAACAATCCATTCGTGAGTCACTCCAGTCGATGGTCGCAAACGCCAAGGTCATTTTCACCACCATCCCCAGAGACAAGCGACATCACTCGAAGATTGATTATGGGAGATTGAAGCAAGCGCGAGCGCTTGATTCGTAG
- a CDS encoding RDD family protein, protein MEDNKPSLISRIGAMLLDYMILNFALPVLGMILMIPFMLDKIPNGPPSHDPEPFEYTYMTCVFGIIFGILFAKDVFKGRSIAKLAFKQQLVVHRTENTAGPLRSVIRNFTFFIWPIEFIATLISPGRRIGDLIAGTRVIKYDGRADSVKWTQIIVAYVVGVLFCVVTLFGLMFLVEDIIAPKAPKYLESSYNEALSHEIEDLITADQKLEVVPDVRYYDQLKNDSTVSYVSILLDYESGISRQYEVEERIQFIITNKVNDRPLIGRFIHFHYRTGNSETRRHSFDWTEEEKIMNSK, encoded by the coding sequence ATGGAAGACAACAAACCAAGTCTGATCTCGCGAATAGGAGCCATGTTGCTTGACTACATGATTCTGAACTTCGCGCTTCCTGTTTTAGGGATGATTTTGATGATTCCTTTCATGTTGGATAAAATTCCGAATGGACCGCCTTCACATGACCCGGAGCCGTTTGAATACACCTATATGACATGCGTCTTTGGAATCATATTCGGAATCCTGTTTGCCAAGGACGTCTTTAAAGGACGAAGCATTGCGAAGCTTGCTTTTAAGCAACAATTGGTGGTGCATCGAACAGAAAATACTGCGGGTCCGTTGAGGTCTGTGATTCGGAACTTCACCTTCTTCATTTGGCCCATCGAGTTCATCGCGACTTTGATCAGTCCAGGAAGAAGAATTGGCGATTTGATTGCAGGAACTCGGGTGATCAAATACGACGGACGAGCTGACTCAGTGAAATGGACTCAAATAATCGTGGCCTACGTTGTCGGCGTGCTATTCTGTGTCGTGACCCTATTCGGGTTGATGTTTTTAGTAGAAGACATCATCGCCCCGAAGGCCCCGAAATATCTCGAAAGCTCTTACAACGAAGCGCTCAGCCATGAAATTGAAGACCTCATCACTGCCGACCAGAAGTTAGAGGTAGTTCCTGATGTCCGTTACTATGATCAATTAAAGAATGACTCCACCGTGAGTTATGTATCGATTCTTTTAGATTATGAATCAGGCATCTCCCGTCAATACGAGGTCGAAGAGCGCATTCAGTTCATCATCACCAACAAAGTAAACGACCGTCCACTAATTGGTCGATTCATCCATTTCCATTACCGAACAGGCAATAGTGAAACCAGACGCCATTCGTTTGATTGGACGGAAGAAGAAAAAATAATGAACAGTAAATAA
- a CDS encoding S41 family peptidase — MRLLLCLLLFPTLSLAQPIVKDKALMQEIISYAKENSVNTKQVDWDELIPRAEALHADSGFIVASQLILRELGDYHGRIWYNQMPYNGLTKNISSSSMAVDEQSMELYRWSTAKVTSQLIGEDIGYIQVPGIGMSPNDGERAHEINDMVMELEQNNDIDGWILDLRMNGGGTMFPMLCGLQSFLGDEAFGSFIDLENDFKQEWKIVDNELYIDTFMMSGYGIERVQNLSEKPVVVLISSLTASSGEVVAIAFKDRPNTTFIGEPTSGYTTTVSWRDMGNDIYFQLTESWYADRNEHIYKGDPVLPDIPMEGGCALRDLENDTWVLRALEILAP; from the coding sequence ATGCGCCTCCTCCTCTGTCTCCTCCTCTTCCCAACCCTCTCCCTCGCTCAACCCATCGTCAAAGACAAAGCTTTGATGCAAGAGATCATTAGCTATGCGAAAGAGAATTCAGTGAATACCAAACAGGTAGACTGGGATGAGTTGATTCCACGGGCGGAGGCCTTGCATGCGGATAGTGGGTTCATCGTGGCCTCGCAGTTGATTTTGCGGGAATTGGGTGATTATCACGGACGTATATGGTACAATCAAATGCCGTACAACGGATTGACGAAGAACATCTCTTCGTCGAGTATGGCGGTGGATGAGCAGTCGATGGAACTGTACCGTTGGTCGACGGCGAAGGTGACGAGTCAGTTGATTGGAGAAGATATTGGTTACATCCAGGTTCCGGGAATTGGGATGAGTCCGAACGATGGGGAGCGGGCGCATGAGATCAATGATATGGTCATGGAACTGGAGCAGAACAACGACATTGACGGTTGGATCCTAGACCTCCGTATGAATGGTGGCGGAACGATGTTCCCAATGCTGTGCGGACTGCAAAGTTTTTTGGGCGATGAAGCCTTCGGAAGTTTCATTGACCTCGAGAACGACTTCAAACAAGAATGGAAAATCGTCGATAACGAGTTATACATCGATACCTTCATGATGAGTGGGTATGGCATTGAACGTGTCCAAAACCTCAGCGAAAAGCCGGTGGTTGTGCTCATCAGCAGCCTCACCGCCAGCTCCGGAGAAGTCGTGGCTATTGCTTTTAAGGATCGTCCGAACACCACCTTTATTGGCGAACCAACCTCAGGCTATACCACTACGGTCTCTTGGCGAGATATGGGAAATGACATCTACTTCCAGCTCACTGAAAGCTGGTACGCAGACCGCAACGAACACATTTACAAGGGAGACCCCGTCCTCCCAGACATCCCCATGGAAGGCGGCTGCGCGTTGCGGGATTTGGAGAATGATACGTGGGTTTTGCGCGCACTGGAAATCTTGGCGCCGTAA
- a CDS encoding SIMPL domain-containing protein yields the protein MKTLSLFTALLTVLTITTFAQDATQPDIYKQAHVEVTGTAERYVVPDEIVIEVIIKERKDGKDEYSIEYQEGELRKAIAERLPNIDFLEINDQQARSERIRVTKKGVRQDAIYTIEVKNAEETSILFSIVEDLNLYSAEIKSYDYSKREEVIDELHLEAAVDAKDRAKAYCEVLDVQLGKAIIIKEASESPSISTEIPFLRMRQMNGYADYPSTNKVKTSIKKIHLTARVEARFLID from the coding sequence ATGAAAACTCTTTCTCTCTTCACCGCACTCCTCACCGTGCTTACCATCACCACTTTTGCTCAAGACGCTACACAACCCGACATCTACAAACAAGCCCACGTCGAAGTCACCGGAACTGCGGAGCGATATGTCGTGCCGGATGAAATCGTGATTGAGGTTATCATCAAAGAACGAAAAGACGGTAAAGATGAATACAGCATCGAATACCAAGAAGGTGAGTTACGCAAAGCCATTGCCGAACGTTTACCCAACATCGACTTCTTAGAAATCAACGATCAACAAGCCCGATCAGAACGCATCCGCGTCACCAAGAAAGGCGTGCGTCAAGACGCCATTTACACCATTGAAGTGAAGAATGCAGAAGAGACAAGCATTCTATTTTCCATTGTTGAAGATCTTAATCTCTACAGTGCCGAAATCAAAAGTTACGACTACTCCAAGCGTGAAGAGGTCATCGATGAACTTCACCTAGAAGCAGCGGTTGATGCCAAAGACAGGGCAAAGGCCTATTGCGAGGTACTTGATGTTCAACTAGGAAAAGCGATCATAATTAAAGAGGCCTCAGAATCACCTTCTATTAGTACGGAAATTCCATTCCTGCGCATGCGACAAATGAACGGTTATGCCGATTACCCATCAACAAACAAGGTCAAAACCTCAATCAAGAAGATTCACTTAACAGCAAGGGTAGAAGCGAGATTTTTGATTGACTAA
- a CDS encoding glutamate synthase-related protein: MNTHTLCHLSDLNDREPKHFEVNLLDLVVVKFDDEVSVLYGRCHHRGALLGDGHIDGHNLICGVHGWDYRYDTGISEYNNDEALHKFQHKIKDGAVLIDLDEIDAYLEEFPQPFNKDQYLGAYADTHPEDTEPYTGYIQELARNGLKNYGHHGPSEAMGVDRNSLPKWEDIQFLPAQLAKRPLLDEEAVDTSVVIGPRAQKPLKLDIPLFVSDMSFGALSKEAKIALSKGAEMAGTGICSGEGGMLPEEQANNSRYLYELASGKFGFTWEKVQKSQAFHFKGGQGAKTGTGGHLPGEKVNETIAEVRGLNVGETAISPAAFPDLKTAADFRAIAEEVREKTGGIPVGFKIAASRIEADIDFALEASVDYIILDGRGGGTGSAPTVLRNNINVPTIPALARARQHLDNLGVHDVSLVITGGLRVAEDFAKAMMLGADAVAVSNSALQAIGCLGMRACNTNNCPVGIATQKENLRQRLIIQSSAKQLDNYFRATTDLMKVIARSCGHSSFTQFEKADLSTFDYEMHRLTGIRYAGIA; the protein is encoded by the coding sequence ATGAACACCCACACCCTCTGCCATCTCTCCGATCTCAACGATCGTGAACCGAAACACTTTGAAGTAAACTTGCTTGACTTGGTGGTTGTCAAATTTGACGACGAAGTCTCTGTCTTGTACGGACGATGCCATCACCGGGGGGCTTTGTTAGGTGACGGACATATCGACGGACATAACCTCATCTGTGGTGTGCATGGATGGGATTACCGTTACGATACCGGAATCAGTGAGTACAATAATGATGAGGCCCTGCACAAGTTTCAGCATAAAATCAAAGATGGGGCGGTGTTGATCGACCTTGATGAGATTGATGCTTACCTCGAAGAATTCCCGCAGCCGTTTAATAAGGATCAGTACCTCGGTGCTTATGCCGATACGCATCCGGAGGATACGGAGCCGTATACGGGGTACATCCAGGAATTGGCGCGTAACGGACTGAAGAACTACGGTCACCACGGACCTTCAGAAGCGATGGGTGTGGATCGGAATTCCCTACCGAAATGGGAAGATATTCAGTTCCTTCCGGCACAGCTGGCGAAACGTCCGTTGCTTGATGAAGAGGCGGTGGATACTTCGGTGGTGATCGGACCAAGAGCGCAAAAACCGCTAAAGCTTGACATTCCCCTCTTCGTTTCTGACATGAGTTTTGGAGCCTTGTCGAAAGAGGCCAAAATCGCCTTGTCAAAAGGAGCTGAAATGGCGGGGACTGGAATCTGTAGTGGTGAAGGGGGCATGCTTCCAGAGGAACAAGCGAACAACTCGCGCTACCTCTATGAGCTAGCCAGCGGTAAGTTTGGGTTTACCTGGGAGAAGGTTCAGAAGTCACAAGCCTTTCATTTCAAGGGCGGACAAGGAGCGAAAACCGGCACCGGCGGACACCTACCAGGAGAGAAAGTAAATGAGACCATTGCAGAAGTCCGCGGATTGAATGTGGGGGAGACGGCGATTAGTCCTGCGGCGTTCCCTGACCTCAAAACGGCGGCTGATTTTCGCGCTATCGCGGAAGAGGTGAGAGAAAAAACAGGCGGCATCCCCGTTGGATTTAAGATTGCTGCGAGTCGGATTGAGGCAGACATTGATTTTGCCCTGGAGGCCAGTGTAGACTACATCATTCTCGACGGACGAGGAGGTGGAACAGGATCTGCGCCTACGGTACTTCGAAACAACATCAATGTGCCAACCATCCCAGCACTTGCGCGTGCTCGTCAGCACCTCGACAACTTAGGGGTACATGACGTCTCTCTTGTGATCACAGGAGGACTGCGTGTCGCTGAAGACTTCGCCAAGGCCATGATGCTCGGCGCCGACGCCGTAGCGGTTTCCAACAGCGCCCTTCAAGCCATCGGATGCCTGGGAATGCGCGCCTGCAACACCAACAACTGCCCCGTAGGAATCGCCACCCAGAAAGAGAACTTGCGCCAGCGATTGATCATTCAATCCTCCGCCAAACAACTCGACAACTACTTCCGCGCCACCACCGACCTCATGAAAGTCATCGCCCGCTCTTGCGGACATTCATCTTTCACCCAATTCGAAAAAGCTGACCTCAGCACCTTTGATTACGAAATGCATCGGTTGACTGGGATTCGGTACGCAGGTATCGCCTGA